Proteins from a single region of Manis javanica isolate MJ-LG chromosome 5, MJ_LKY, whole genome shotgun sequence:
- the LOC108384937 gene encoding colostrum trypsin inhibitor-like, with protein MKSSCLPAICFVLCLVGTASSEKTSANLKPGATQSPSGRPPALCQLPPETGMCKAIFHRFFYNATSDECEQFIYGGCQGNANNFKTIELCVRVCRPLVTNTPAKKAADRQLH; from the exons ATGAAGTCCAGCTGCCTCCCTGCCATCTGCTTTGTCCTCTGCCTGGTGGGCACGGCCAGCTCCGAAAAGACCTCAG CCAATCTCAAGCCAGGGGCCACTCAGAGCCCATCTGGACGCCCCCCTGCCCTGTGCCAGCTTCCCCCAGAGACGGGCATGTGCAAAGCCATCTTCCACCGCTTCTTCTACAACGCTACCTCGGATGAGTGCGAGCAGTTCATCTACGGTGGTTGTCAGGGCAACGCCAACAATTTCAAGACCATAGAGCTCTGTGTGAGGGTCTGCAGGCCCCTG GTCACTAATACGCCGGCCAAGAAGGCAGCTGACCGTCAACTACACTGA